The proteins below come from a single Micromonospora citrea genomic window:
- a CDS encoding cytochrome b: MKRRKFDKAAVPGNVARGVDDRFQVATPLRRLLNKVFPDHWSFLLGEIALFSFVVLLLTGVFLTFFFEPAMTEVVYNGSYAPLRGTPMSAAYASSLDISFDVRGGLIMRQMHHWSALLFMAAIVVHMLRVFFTGAFRKPRETNWIIGSLLFWVGFLAGFTGYSLPDDGLSGTGLRIASAIMLSIPVIGSWVTSSIFGGEFPGTIIISRFYIAHVLLIPGLLVALISVHLGLVFKQKHTQWPGPGRTNGNVVGERMFPRYAIKQGGFFMVVFGVIALMGGLFQINPIWLFGPYEAWVVSAASQPDWYVMFLDGSTRLMPAWEINIPIGDGYVIPPLFWPTVVLPGILVGLSTLYPFLEARRLKDTRSHNLLQRPRDVPARTAVGAMAVAFFIVLTLSGANDVIADKFQISLNAMTWAGRIGLLILPPLAYYVTYRICLGLQQHDREVLAHGVETGIIRRLPDGRFEEVHQPLAPGDGHGHGLEYAGWVVPKKMNRLGALGPAIRGFFYPIEKPAEAPVSPGHPPVEPRPDREQIGSGESRR, translated from the coding sequence GTGAAGCGGCGCAAGTTTGACAAGGCAGCAGTCCCGGGGAACGTCGCCCGGGGAGTGGACGACCGCTTCCAGGTGGCCACCCCGCTGCGCCGGCTGCTGAACAAGGTCTTCCCGGACCACTGGTCGTTCCTGCTGGGCGAGATCGCGCTCTTCTCGTTCGTCGTCCTGCTGCTGACCGGTGTCTTCCTGACCTTCTTCTTCGAGCCGGCCATGACCGAGGTGGTCTACAACGGCAGCTACGCCCCGCTGCGGGGCACGCCGATGTCGGCCGCGTACGCCTCCAGCCTGGACATCTCGTTCGACGTCCGCGGCGGCCTGATCATGCGGCAGATGCACCACTGGTCGGCGCTGCTGTTCATGGCCGCGATCGTGGTGCACATGCTCCGGGTCTTCTTCACCGGCGCGTTCCGCAAGCCGCGTGAGACCAACTGGATCATCGGCTCGCTGCTGTTCTGGGTCGGCTTCCTGGCCGGCTTCACCGGCTACTCGCTGCCGGACGACGGTCTGTCCGGCACCGGTCTGCGGATCGCCTCGGCGATCATGCTCTCCATCCCGGTGATCGGCTCCTGGGTCACCTCGTCGATCTTCGGCGGCGAGTTCCCGGGCACCATCATCATCAGCCGGTTCTACATCGCCCACGTGCTGCTGATCCCGGGTCTGCTGGTCGCGCTGATCAGCGTCCACCTGGGCCTGGTCTTCAAGCAGAAGCACACCCAGTGGCCCGGCCCCGGCCGGACCAACGGAAACGTGGTCGGCGAGCGGATGTTCCCCCGCTACGCGATCAAGCAGGGCGGCTTCTTCATGGTCGTCTTCGGCGTGATCGCGCTGATGGGCGGCCTGTTCCAGATCAACCCGATCTGGCTGTTCGGCCCGTACGAGGCGTGGGTGGTCTCGGCCGCCAGCCAGCCCGACTGGTACGTCATGTTCCTCGACGGCTCGACCCGTCTGATGCCGGCCTGGGAGATCAACATCCCGATCGGCGACGGGTACGTGATCCCGCCGCTGTTCTGGCCGACGGTCGTGCTGCCGGGCATCCTGGTGGGGCTCTCCACGCTCTACCCGTTCCTGGAGGCCCGCCGCCTCAAGGACACCCGCAGCCACAACCTGCTGCAGCGGCCCCGGGACGTGCCGGCGCGCACCGCGGTCGGCGCCATGGCCGTCGCGTTCTTCATCGTGCTGACCCTCTCCGGCGCCAACGACGTCATCGCCGACAAGTTCCAGATCAGCCTGAACGCGATGACCTGGGCGGGCCGGATCGGTCTGCTGATCCTGCCGCCGCTGGCGTACTACGTCACCTACCGGATCTGCCTGGGCCTGCAGCAGCACGACCGGGAGGTGCTCGCCCACGGCGTGGAGACGGGCATCATCCGGCGGCTGCCCGACGGCCGGTTCGAGGAGGTCCACCAGCCGCTCGCCCCGGGCGACGGCCACGGCCACGGCCTGGAGTACGCCGGCTGGGTCGTGCCGAAGAAGATGAACCGGCTCGGTGCCCTCGGCCCGGCCATCCGGGGCTTCTTCTACCCGATCGAGAAGCCGGCCGAGGCGCCGGTCTCACCGGGCCACCCGCCGGTCGAGCCGCGGCCCGACCGGGAGCAGATCGGCAGCGGCGAGAGCCGTCGCTGA
- a CDS encoding DUF4142 domain-containing protein gives MLGIKRLGLLAALVLVGIAPAAAAQAAVQPSQQDTQYLEAVHQINLFEITSGDLAQQKGQNQGVKDLGARFKTDHTQLDQTVQQTASQLGVELPSEPTADQQAVIDQLNNASGEEFDRLWVTSELAGHVQAIQATQTEISQGSDQSVVQLAQTALPTLQAHYDALVQLAEQLGIPVPQVSGTGTPSPGGTTPAPGGTTGTPAPGGTTESPAPGGTVTETPAPTQS, from the coding sequence ATGTTGGGAATCAAACGCCTCGGCCTGCTGGCCGCGCTGGTGCTGGTGGGAATCGCGCCGGCCGCGGCGGCACAGGCCGCGGTGCAGCCGTCACAGCAGGACACCCAGTACCTGGAGGCCGTGCACCAGATCAACCTGTTCGAGATCACCTCGGGTGACCTGGCCCAGCAGAAGGGCCAGAACCAGGGGGTCAAGGACCTGGGTGCCCGGTTCAAGACGGACCACACGCAGCTGGACCAGACGGTGCAGCAGACCGCGTCCCAGCTCGGGGTGGAGCTGCCGAGCGAGCCCACCGCCGACCAGCAGGCCGTCATCGACCAGCTGAACAACGCCAGCGGCGAGGAGTTCGACCGGCTCTGGGTGACCAGTGAGCTGGCCGGCCACGTCCAGGCCATCCAGGCCACCCAGACGGAGATCTCGCAGGGCTCCGACCAGTCGGTGGTCCAGCTGGCCCAGACCGCCCTGCCGACCCTGCAGGCGCACTACGACGCGCTGGTGCAGCTCGCCGAGCAGCTGGGCATCCCGGTTCCGCAGGTCAGCGGCACCGGCACGCCGAGCCCGGGCGGCACGACCCCGGCTCCGGGCGGCACCACCGGGACCCCGGCTCCGGGCGGCACGACCGAGTCGCCGGCTCCGGGCGGCACCGTCACCGAGACGCCGGCTCCGACGCAGAGCTGA
- a CDS encoding ubiquinol-cytochrome c reductase iron-sulfur subunit — MTTHTEHQAQQGREPLDVRTPGLSQFDIVREGARRDDIEIVHYEPQVAPGSKAERRLTRTVASFFLLTGLAATAFLVIYIWWPWEYAPGRGGDKWYTPLLGLTLGVALLGIGFGILTWGKKLLPKEVSIQDRHEGTVSEDDRIITGQTMLYMADELGVKRRPLLGISLLAGLAPVGAVAAAPLVGGLISQPHKNNQMFTTGFAPTEGGEKVRLVREDGRPVRPADISAGGQITVFPGIPHGVSNLHADSPTLLIHLRDSDAQESRRANERVGHGDYMWGNYAAYSKICTHAGCPASLYEQQTNRLLCPCHQSQFLITDNARPIFGPASRRLPQLPIEVDSEGYFVAKSDYTETVGPDFWERP, encoded by the coding sequence ATGACCACGCACACCGAGCACCAGGCCCAGCAGGGCCGGGAGCCGCTCGACGTGAGGACCCCCGGGCTCAGCCAGTTCGACATCGTCCGCGAGGGCGCGCGCCGGGACGACATCGAGATCGTCCACTACGAGCCGCAGGTCGCCCCGGGCAGCAAGGCCGAGCGCCGGCTGACCCGCACCGTCGCGTCGTTCTTCCTGCTGACCGGCCTGGCTGCGACCGCCTTCCTGGTGATCTACATCTGGTGGCCGTGGGAGTACGCTCCCGGCCGCGGCGGCGACAAGTGGTACACCCCGCTGCTCGGCCTCACCCTCGGCGTGGCCCTGCTCGGCATCGGCTTCGGCATCCTGACCTGGGGCAAGAAGCTGCTGCCCAAGGAGGTGTCGATCCAGGACCGGCACGAGGGCACCGTCAGCGAGGACGACCGGATCATCACCGGTCAGACCATGCTCTACATGGCCGACGAGCTGGGCGTGAAGCGCCGGCCGCTGCTCGGCATCTCGCTGCTGGCCGGTCTCGCGCCGGTCGGCGCGGTCGCCGCCGCCCCCCTGGTGGGCGGCCTGATCTCCCAGCCGCACAAGAACAACCAGATGTTCACCACCGGGTTCGCCCCGACCGAGGGCGGCGAGAAGGTGCGGCTGGTCCGCGAGGACGGCCGGCCGGTCCGCCCGGCGGACATCAGCGCCGGCGGCCAGATCACCGTCTTCCCCGGCATCCCGCACGGCGTGAGCAACCTGCACGCCGACTCGCCGACCCTGCTGATCCACCTGCGGGACTCCGACGCGCAGGAGTCGCGCCGGGCCAACGAGCGGGTCGGGCACGGCGACTACATGTGGGGCAACTACGCCGCCTACTCGAAGATCTGCACGCACGCCGGCTGCCCGGCGAGCCTGTACGAGCAGCAGACCAACCGTCTGCTCTGCCCGTGCCACCAGTCGCAGTTCCTGATCACCGACAACGCCCGGCCCATCTTCGGTCCGGCCAGCCGGCGGCTGCCGCAGCTGCCGATCGAGGTGGACTCCGAGGGCTACTTCGTGGCCAAGTCCGACTACACCGAGACCGTCGGGCCCGACTTCTGGGAGCGGCCGTGA